One window of candidate division WOR-3 bacterium genomic DNA carries:
- a CDS encoding class II SORL domain-containing protein, producing MHHFKELFQSADWKKEKHSPVIEIIGEVKKGEKIRIEVSVGKEIPHPNTTQHHISWIDVFFLPDGEKFPYHLGRFEFLSHGSSTQGPDTSTVYTEPIVIFDFKTEKNGEIFAFSYCNIHGLWANSKEIKF from the coding sequence ATGCACCACTTTAAAGAATTATTTCAAAGTGCTGACTGGAAAAAAGAAAAACATTCCCCGGTAATAGAAATAATAGGTGAAGTAAAAAAGGGAGAAAAAATAAGAATTGAAGTAAGTGTTGGAAAGGAGATCCCTCATCCTAATACCACCCAACATCACATATCATGGATTGATGTCTTTTTCCTTCCTGATGGTGAAAAATTTCCCTATCATCTTGGGAGGTTTGAATTTTTATCTCACGGTTCTTCAACCCAGGGACCTGATACAAGCACTGTCTATACAGAACCTATTGTTATTTTTGACTTTAAAACCGAAAAAAATGGTGAAATTTTTGCCTTCTCATACTGTAATATTCACGGCTTGTGGGCAAATTCAAAGGAGATTAAATTTTAA
- a CDS encoding ferritin-like domain-containing protein — translation MPSNELLELLNKAIAAELQVCIQYMWQHVLWSGPKHFAIKDEFKKIAIDEMKHAEKIAERLFYLGGIPTTNPLPINVGKNLKEMLEQDKKDEEMAIDLYKKIIKKADEEGDYTTSFIFKEILEDEEEHHDTFISLLENFDKE, via the coding sequence ATGCCATCTAATGAACTACTTGAACTTTTAAATAAGGCAATAGCAGCTGAATTGCAGGTTTGTATTCAATATATGTGGCAACATGTTTTATGGAGTGGACCTAAACATTTTGCGATAAAGGATGAATTTAAAAAAATAGCAATTGATGAAATGAAACATGCTGAAAAAATCGCAGAAAGACTCTTTTATCTTGGTGGTATACCCACAACAAATCCTCTTCCCATTAATGTGGGAAAAAATCTAAAAGAAATGCTTGAACAGGATAAAAAAGATGAAGAGATGGCAATTGATCTTTATAAAAAAATAATTAAAAAAGCAGATGAGGAAGGAGACTACACCACAAGTTTTATTTTTAAAGAAATATTGGAAGATGAAGAAGAACATCACGATACTTTTATAAGTTTGCTTGAAAACTTTGATAAAGAATAA
- a CDS encoding SBBP repeat-containing protein, whose protein sequence is MKKVEVLVGILTGLYALEGYQTPEEFVVLNREYVGFEKNYGQVQDFEGNPVKEVLIRAILPGLGIFITQKGVSYVIYGMKKEDSEKNMDNVKKHLTDEEFEIKEVKYLRIDIDLINANIKEENIEFEDPLPGYSNYYLTSCPDGILGVITYRKVRIREIYPGIDWVWRYEDRRVHHEFLIKLYADISKIKMKVKYADYKIEGNKLILSTPIGKIEDGEILSYEGGKSYIHVLYKVDEEGFITYDVKNYTRKSNLIIDPPLALLWATYYGGSSNDYGYSITTDANGNVFLTGYTGSTNFPTYDPGGGAYYQGTYAGGGDAFILKFNNSGQRLWATYYGGSSDDGGYSITTDPNGNVFVTGKTTSTNFPTQDPGGGAYYQGTNAGYMDAFILKFSNSGVRQWATYYGGSSDDMGYSITTDANGNVFLTGWTYSTNFPTYDPGSGAYYQETYAGNADIFILKFTNTGQRLWATYYGGSNWDYCLSITQDANGNVFLTGWTYSTNFPTYDPGGSAYYQGGIAGSTDAFILKFNNSGVRLWATYYGGSSADGFEYASITTDANGNVFVTGETYSTDFPTYNPGGGAYYQGTNAGGGDAFILKFNNSGVRLWATYYGGSGDERGYSITTDPNGNVFVTGTTVSTDFPTYNPGGGAYYQGTYGGGNYDAFILKFDNNGGRGWATYYGGSSDDYGYLITTDANGNVFLTGWTSSTNFPTYNPGGAYYQGFAGYYDAFILKFEGPSGTGDYDFPPKKVKPPVEDNILYVLQNPKSLVLVFDIKNPCEISLNFYSENGSLIERRNYGPVQKGMHRIEIEKNELNKYIYFLKVNFGEKTETIKILNIE, encoded by the coding sequence ATGAAGAAAGTAGAGGTTCTCGTAGGTATATTAACAGGGCTATATGCCCTTGAAGGTTATCAAACACCTGAGGAATTTGTAGTATTAAATAGAGAATATGTAGGATTTGAAAAAAACTATGGGCAGGTTCAGGATTTTGAAGGTAATCCTGTAAAAGAAGTTCTTATAAGAGCAATACTTCCTGGTCTTGGAATATTTATAACTCAAAAAGGTGTTTCTTATGTAATTTATGGAATGAAAAAAGAAGATTCAGAAAAAAATATGGATAATGTGAAAAAACATTTAACGGATGAAGAATTTGAAATTAAAGAAGTAAAATATTTAAGAATAGATATTGATCTTATAAATGCAAATATAAAAGAAGAAAATATAGAATTTGAAGATCCCTTACCAGGTTATTCAAACTATTATCTTACATCCTGCCCTGATGGAATTCTTGGTGTTATAACTTATAGAAAGGTAAGGATAAGAGAGATTTATCCTGGGATTGACTGGGTATGGAGATATGAGGATAGGAGGGTTCATCATGAGTTTCTTATAAAGCTTTATGCAGATATTTCAAAGATAAAGATGAAAGTAAAATATGCTGATTATAAGATAGAGGGTAATAAGCTTATTTTATCAACACCTATTGGGAAAATAGAAGATGGTGAAATTTTATCTTATGAAGGTGGAAAATCCTATATTCATGTTTTATATAAAGTAGATGAAGAGGGTTTTATTACTTATGATGTTAAAAACTATACTCGTAAATCAAATTTAATTATTGATCCGCCTCTTGCGCTTCTATGGGCTACTTATTATGGAGGAAGTAGTAATGATTATGGCTATTCAATTACAACGGATGCAAATGGTAATGTTTTTTTAACAGGATATACTGGTTCAACTAATTTTCCAACATATGATCCAGGTGGTGGCGCTTATTACCAGGGAACATATGCAGGAGGGGGTGACGCATTTATTCTAAAATTTAATAATTCTGGTCAAAGGCTCTGGGCCACTTATTATGGAGGAAGTAGTGATGATGGAGGTTATTCAATTACAACAGATCCAAATGGAAATGTCTTTGTAACAGGAAAGACGACTTCAACTAATTTTCCAACACAAGATCCAGGTGGTGGTGCATATTATCAGGGAACAAATGCAGGATATATGGATGCATTTATCTTAAAGTTCAGCAATTCAGGGGTAAGGCAATGGGCTACTTATTATGGAGGAAGTAGTGATGACATGGGCTATTCAATTACAACAGATGCAAATGGTAATGTTTTTTTAACAGGATGGACCTACTCAACTAATTTTCCCACATACGACCCAGGAAGTGGGGCTTATTACCAAGAAACATATGCAGGAAATGCTGATATATTTATTTTAAAATTTACTAATACAGGGCAAAGACTTTGGGCTACTTATTACGGAGGAAGTAATTGGGATTATTGTCTTTCTATTACACAAGATGCAAATGGTAATGTTTTTTTAACAGGATGGACCTACTCAACTAATTTTCCCACATACGACCCAGGAGGTAGCGCATATTATCAAGGAGGAATTGCAGGTAGTACTGATGCATTTATTTTAAAATTTAACAATTCAGGAGTAAGGCTTTGGGCTACTTATTACGGAGGAAGTAGTGCTGATGGATTCGAATACGCATCAATTACAACTGATGCAAATGGTAATGTTTTTGTAACAGGAGAAACTTATTCAACTGATTTTCCAACTTATAATCCAGGTGGTGGCGCTTATTACCAGGGAACAAATGCAGGAGGGGGTGACGCATTTATTCTAAAATTTAATAATTCTGGAGTAAGGCTTTGGGCTACTTATTACGGTGGAAGTGGTGATGAGAGAGGCTATTCAATTACAACAGATCCAAATGGAAATGTCTTTGTAACAGGAACGACTGTTTCAACCGATTTCCCAACATATAATCCAGGTGGTGGTGCTTATTATCAAGGAACATATGGAGGAGGAAATTATGATGCATTTATTTTAAAATTTGATAACAACGGAGGGAGAGGATGGGCTACTTATTATGGAGGAAGTAGTGATGATTATGGCTATTTAATTACAACGGATGCAAATGGTAATGTTTTTTTAACAGGATGGACTTCTTCAACTAATTTTCCAACATATAATCCGGGTGGTGCCTATTATCAGGGATTTGCAGGATATTATGATGCATTTATTTTAAAATTTGAAGGTCCTTCCGGGACTGGTGACTATGATTTCCCTCCTAAAAAGGTAAAACCACCTGTTGAAGATAATATTCTCTATGTCTTACAAAATCCAAAGTCCCTTGTTTTAGTTTTTGATATTAAAAACCCCTGTGAAATATCTTTGAACTTTTATAGTGAAAATGGTTCATTAATTGAAAGAAGAAACTATGGACCTGTTCAAAAGGGAATGCACCGAATTGAAATAGAAAAGAATGAGTTAAATAAATATATCTACTTTTTAAAAGTAAATTTTGGAGAAAAAACAGAAACAATAAAGATTTTAAATATTGAATAA
- a CDS encoding ferritin family protein: MDLSQYNLEELLSIAIKSEIEAKEIYESLSQKVKNAFLKDKLKFLAQEEQKHKETFESIYRNRFPGKRLILPEKSPVPLPQIKIESERIKISEIFEMAMQAEKNAYDFYISLATYFKEEPETAIMINYIASMELGHYKIFEIEKENALKFEDYDVENPLMHLGP, from the coding sequence ATGGACTTATCACAATATAACCTTGAAGAACTACTTTCTATTGCTATTAAAAGTGAAATAGAAGCAAAAGAAATATATGAAAGTTTAAGTCAGAAAGTTAAAAATGCCTTTTTAAAAGATAAATTGAAATTCCTGGCTCAGGAAGAACAGAAACATAAAGAAACCTTTGAATCAATTTATAGAAACAGATTTCCAGGAAAAAGACTTATTCTTCCAGAAAAATCACCTGTTCCCTTACCCCAGATAAAAATTGAATCTGAAAGAATTAAAATAAGTGAAATTTTTGAAATGGCTATGCAGGCTGAGAAAAACGCCTATGACTTTTATATTTCTCTTGCTACATATTTTAAAGAAGAACCTGAAACAGCTATTATGATCAACTATATTGCCTCAATGGAATTAGGACATTACAAAATATTTGAGATAGAAAAAGAAAATGCTCTTAAATTTGAAGATTACGATGTTGAAAATCCTTTAATGCATTTAGGTCCTTAA